The DNA window CAGGCGGGTTTCGGAGGGCATGTCGGGCAGGTCCAGGACCCAGCCGTTCTTCAGCGTCACTGCGCCGCCCCACAGATCATCCCTTTCCTGAGAGATGATCGGCTCTTCGAGGTCCTTCTTGGCAACGTAGGCCGACAGGCCCTTCGCCGACTGGCGGATCATCACTTTCATCGCGGGGGGCGCTCCGTCCTCTCGAGAGCATCGAGCGCGGTCAATTCCCGCGCCCGCATGCCGACCAGAATGCCGCGATCGACCCAGTCGACCGCGTAGATGTAGAACTGTTGCAGGAAGGTGCCGATGTCGCGCACATAGCCGACATCCCCCTTGTGAACGAGGCGCTCGCCGATATCGCGTCCCGGATAGGTGCCGTCGTTTTTCACGTTGAGACGTGCGACCACCTTGTCGCCGGGCAGGAAGCGCGGCGGGCCGTCGATCTCGACATCGAGCTCGCGATCGACAAAGGCCATCTCAGGCCGCCTTGGCAATCGCGCCGGATGGGCAGACCTC is part of the Pleomorphomonas sp. PLEO genome and encodes:
- the nifT gene encoding putative nitrogen fixation protein NifT encodes the protein MKVMIRQSAKGLSAYVAKKDLEEPIISQERDDLWGGAVTLKNGWVLDLPDMPSETRLPVTVNARRRGEDD
- a CDS encoding nitrogen fixation protein NifZ, whose product is MAFVDRELDVEIDGPPRFLPGDKVVARLNVKNDGTYPGRDIGERLVHKGDVGYVRDIGTFLQQFYIYAVDWVDRGILVGMRARELTALDALERTERPPR